From a single Paenibacillus sp. FSL W8-0426 genomic region:
- a CDS encoding FAD-dependent oxidoreductase, translated as MKIAVIGCTHAGTAAIVNTAKLYPEATITVYERNDNISFLSCGIALYVGGVVKDPDGLFYSSPDQLASLGVVTKMLHEVTAVDADNHTLRAKNLKTGEEFEDTFDKLIVTTGSWPVIPKLDGIEMDNILLCKNYNHSNTIIEKAKEAKRITVVGAGYIGVELVEAFQMNGKEVTLIDSVDRILNKYLDREFTDAIEDTLTGRGIKLALGQTVQKFEGENGKVTKVITSKGEIETDLVILCIGFRPNTGLLKGQVDMLPNGAIIVNKYMQTSHKDVFAAGDSCAIHYNPTGKAAYIPLATNAVRMGTLVARNLVRPTTPYLGTQGTSGIKIYEQNIAGTGLTETSAADEGLVVEAVTLEDSYRPEFMPTAEKLLLKVVYEQATRRIVGAQVMSQADLTQSINTISVCIQNNMTVDELAFIDFFFQPHYNKPWNFLNSAGLQALPPVEVKAPAMV; from the coding sequence ATGAAAATCGCAGTCATCGGATGTACACATGCAGGAACCGCAGCCATCGTCAACACAGCCAAATTGTATCCGGAAGCCACCATCACGGTTTATGAACGCAATGACAACATCTCTTTCTTGTCCTGCGGGATTGCCCTTTACGTGGGCGGCGTAGTCAAAGATCCCGACGGCTTGTTCTATTCCTCGCCCGACCAACTGGCCAGCCTTGGCGTGGTCACCAAAATGCTGCACGAAGTGACTGCGGTGGATGCCGACAACCATACGCTGCGGGCGAAAAACCTGAAAACCGGCGAAGAGTTCGAAGACACGTTCGATAAATTGATCGTAACGACCGGTTCTTGGCCAGTCATTCCGAAGCTGGACGGCATCGAGATGGATAACATCCTGCTCTGCAAAAACTACAACCACTCGAACACGATCATTGAAAAGGCAAAAGAGGCCAAACGCATTACCGTGGTTGGTGCAGGCTACATCGGGGTGGAGCTTGTCGAGGCCTTCCAAATGAACGGCAAAGAAGTCACACTGATCGACAGCGTGGATCGCATCCTGAACAAATACCTGGATCGTGAATTCACGGATGCCATCGAAGATACGCTGACTGGACGCGGCATCAAGCTTGCTCTTGGCCAAACGGTACAGAAATTTGAAGGCGAGAATGGCAAAGTAACCAAAGTCATCACGTCCAAAGGAGAGATCGAAACCGATCTGGTCATTCTGTGCATCGGCTTCCGTCCAAATACGGGACTGCTGAAAGGTCAAGTCGACATGCTTCCGAACGGAGCAATCATCGTGAACAAATACATGCAAACCAGCCACAAAGACGTTTTCGCCGCAGGCGACAGCTGTGCGATCCATTACAATCCGACAGGCAAAGCAGCCTACATTCCGCTTGCGACCAACGCGGTGCGCATGGGTACGCTCGTGGCACGCAACCTTGTTCGTCCGACAACGCCTTACCTCGGAACCCAAGGCACATCGGGCATCAAAATTTATGAGCAAAACATTGCCGGTACGGGACTTACCGAAACATCGGCAGCCGATGAAGGTTTGGTTGTCGAAGCGGTAACCCTGGAAGACAGCTATCGTCCGGAGTTCATGCCGACTGCCGAGAAACTGCTGCTCAAGGTGGTGTATGAACAAGCTACACGCCGCATCGTCGGGGCGCAGGTGATGTCGCAGGCGGATCTGACCCAGTCGATCAATACGATCTCGGTTTGCATCCAGAACAACATGACGGTGGATGAGCTGGCGTTCATCGACTTCTTCTTCCAACCGCATTACAACAAACCGTGGAACTTCCTGAACTCGGCGGGACTCCAAGCTCTGCCCCCTGTGGAAGTGAAAGCACCGGCAATGGTTTAA
- a CDS encoding molybdopterin oxidoreductase family protein, which produces MIDQDNGVFPAVCPLDCPDTCGLLLHKENGKIVKVTGNPDHPITKGAICNKVRNMTERVYHPERLQYPLRRVGAKGEGRFERISWDEAIDEITTRFRALSETYGPECILPYNFYGNMGILGVDGMDKRFFNALGASVLEQTICNAAGNTGWKYTMGANRGTLPEDTEHADVIVVWGGNIVSTNMHQVVLAEKARKKGAKIVVIDVHRNRTAQWADWFIPLYPGTDSALALGLMHVLFERGMVDEAFMQKYTVGHEALREHVREYTPERVARITGVSAEDIVKLAELYGRADAGYIHIGNGLQHHDHGGMSVRSIACLPAITGHWLKRGGGAVRTNSYASTNGDALERPELRANPEPRVVNMNRIGEALLEAEQPIRALMVYCSNPLVVAPDTERVMQGFAREDLFTVVHDLFLTDTAKYADIVLPAASSFEETDLYTSYWHQYVQLQEPVIAKIGESKSNVELFSLLGQAMGYDPEIFSETPEQMIADALKDTGNPYMNGITLEALKANRFVKLDMAAHATFLETLPTPSGKIELYSETMRERGLPPLPTYRPAVEGYDGERRPSEEDKYPLMFLSPPNHNFLNSTFANSAKHQKMEKMPLLHIHPEDAERRNVADGDPIIVWNDRGRIELVAKVSDAMLPGTVISQGLWWDGAGRKQRVNMLTPNRLSDMGNGATFFSSTVEVKRQ; this is translated from the coding sequence ATGATCGATCAGGACAATGGCGTATTTCCGGCGGTTTGCCCGCTTGATTGCCCGGATACGTGCGGCCTGCTGCTACATAAGGAGAACGGAAAAATCGTGAAGGTGACGGGCAATCCCGATCATCCCATCACCAAAGGCGCCATCTGCAACAAGGTCAGAAACATGACGGAGCGAGTCTATCATCCGGAACGGCTGCAGTATCCGCTCAGACGTGTCGGCGCCAAGGGAGAGGGGCGGTTCGAACGCATCAGCTGGGACGAAGCGATCGACGAGATCACGACCCGGTTCCGCGCGTTGTCCGAGACGTACGGACCGGAATGCATTTTGCCCTACAATTTCTACGGCAACATGGGCATTCTCGGCGTGGACGGCATGGACAAACGTTTTTTCAACGCTTTGGGTGCCAGCGTGCTGGAGCAAACAATCTGCAATGCGGCAGGCAATACGGGCTGGAAATATACGATGGGTGCCAATCGCGGCACATTGCCGGAAGATACGGAGCACGCGGACGTCATTGTGGTATGGGGCGGCAATATCGTGAGCACCAACATGCACCAAGTCGTGCTGGCCGAGAAAGCCCGCAAAAAAGGGGCGAAAATCGTCGTCATCGACGTGCATCGCAATCGTACCGCACAGTGGGCTGACTGGTTCATCCCGCTCTATCCAGGCACGGATAGCGCGCTTGCGCTCGGACTTATGCACGTGCTGTTTGAACGCGGGATGGTGGACGAAGCCTTCATGCAAAAATATACCGTCGGTCACGAGGCGCTGCGCGAGCATGTCCGCGAGTACACGCCTGAGCGGGTGGCGCGGATTACGGGCGTATCGGCCGAGGACATCGTGAAGCTTGCCGAGCTGTACGGGCGCGCCGACGCGGGTTACATCCATATCGGCAACGGGCTGCAGCACCACGACCATGGCGGCATGAGCGTGCGCAGCATTGCCTGCCTGCCCGCGATTACCGGGCACTGGCTGAAGCGCGGCGGCGGGGCCGTGCGCACGAACAGTTATGCCAGCACCAACGGCGATGCCTTGGAGCGCCCGGAACTGCGAGCGAACCCGGAACCGCGCGTCGTGAACATGAACCGGATCGGTGAAGCGCTGCTGGAGGCGGAGCAGCCGATTCGGGCCCTCATGGTTTATTGCAGCAACCCGTTGGTGGTTGCGCCGGATACAGAGCGGGTTATGCAAGGTTTTGCCAGAGAAGACCTTTTTACGGTCGTGCATGACCTGTTTCTGACGGATACCGCCAAATACGCCGATATCGTGCTGCCTGCGGCATCTTCGTTCGAAGAAACGGATTTGTACACATCGTATTGGCATCAGTATGTGCAGCTGCAGGAACCGGTCATCGCGAAAATCGGGGAGAGCAAAAGCAATGTGGAGCTGTTTTCGCTGCTGGGACAAGCGATGGGGTATGACCCCGAAATATTCAGCGAAACGCCGGAGCAAATGATCGCGGATGCGCTAAAAGATACGGGCAATCCGTACATGAATGGCATTACGTTGGAAGCACTCAAAGCCAACCGGTTCGTGAAGCTGGACATGGCGGCGCATGCCACGTTCCTCGAAACGCTGCCCACGCCGTCCGGCAAAATCGAGTTGTACTCGGAAACGATGCGGGAGCGCGGCTTGCCGCCGCTGCCGACATACCGCCCGGCGGTGGAAGGGTATGATGGCGAGCGCCGGCCAAGCGAAGAAGACAAATATCCGCTGATGTTCCTTTCCCCGCCGAACCATAATTTCCTGAATTCCACCTTCGCCAACTCGGCGAAGCATCAGAAGATGGAGAAAATGCCGCTGCTGCACATTCATCCTGAAGACGCGGAGCGCCGGAACGTGGCCGACGGCGACCCGATTATCGTCTGGAACGACCGCGGGCGCATCGAGCTGGTCGCGAAGGTCAGCGATGCGATGCTGCCGGGGACGGTCATCAGCCAAGGATTATGGTGGGACGGCGCGGGACGGAAACAGCGGGTCAACATGCTGACGCCAAACCGATTGTCCGACATGGGCAATGGAGCGACCTTTTTCTCATCCACTGTTGAAGTGAAGCGTCAATGA
- a CDS encoding class I SAM-dependent methyltransferase: protein MKKNESSITSLISAFARAYHSEHDTPLIFDDFLAKQLITPEEQAMIRANMTQGIAFFNTEIAERYADDPDETLKWIVHVQLAPITLLRAAYCEQCLMNEVRLGTRQYVILGAGLDTFAFRHPELQGLLHIYEADHPATQQSKLDRLGRAGLDVPSHLHPVPMDFIHEPAIRKLTDAGFGQLKTFFSLLGVSYYLSKEVNARLLRELFADLPAGSSIVFDYADERTFSTQGLSGRVEKMVQMAAMGGEPMQSCYTYAEIESLLADAGLLVYEHLSPEDIQRRYFEGRSDRLAAFETIHFIHAVKAR, encoded by the coding sequence ATGAAGAAGAATGAGTCCAGCATCACATCCCTGATTTCGGCTTTTGCCCGCGCCTACCACAGTGAGCATGATACCCCGCTTATTTTTGACGATTTCCTAGCCAAGCAGCTGATTACACCCGAAGAACAAGCCATGATTCGCGCAAACATGACGCAGGGCATTGCATTTTTCAACACAGAGATCGCGGAGCGTTACGCCGACGACCCGGACGAAACGCTGAAATGGATCGTCCATGTGCAGCTTGCTCCGATTACGTTGTTAAGGGCAGCCTATTGCGAGCAGTGTCTGATGAATGAGGTGCGGCTGGGGACCCGGCAATACGTCATTCTTGGCGCAGGGCTGGATACGTTTGCGTTCAGGCACCCGGAACTCCAAGGACTTCTTCACATCTATGAAGCGGATCATCCGGCCACGCAGCAATCCAAACTGGACCGGCTGGGCCGGGCTGGCCTGGACGTTCCCTCTCACCTGCATCCGGTTCCGATGGACTTTATCCATGAACCGGCAATCCGGAAACTAACCGATGCCGGATTCGGGCAGCTGAAAACATTTTTCAGCCTGCTGGGCGTATCGTATTACTTGAGTAAAGAAGTGAATGCACGCTTGTTGCGGGAGCTGTTTGCCGATTTGCCTGCCGGAAGCTCTATCGTGTTCGATTATGCCGATGAACGAACATTCAGCACGCAAGGTCTTTCGGGAAGAGTAGAAAAAATGGTGCAAATGGCGGCGATGGGCGGCGAACCGATGCAGTCCTGCTATACGTATGCAGAAATAGAGTCCCTGCTGGCCGATGCCGGGCTGCTTGTGTATGAGCATTTGTCGCCCGAAGACATTCAGCGGCGTTATTTCGAGGGTCGAAGCGACCGGCTGGCCGCGTTTGAGACGATACATTTCATTCATGCCGTGAAAGCACGATAG
- a CDS encoding formate/nitrite transporter family protein — MAAKTPLEVAQYTAQTGMKKAQSPVSTVLVLGFLAGAFIALGFLLDIRVIASAPAEWGSIANFIGAAVFPVGLIMVLVGGGELLTGNMMAVPLAAVTRKITPGSMFKNLLLVTLGNLLGALFVAYFFGHVLGLTGDGAYLTKLVDMAGHKLHDGFLQAFISGIGCNWLVAMAVWLSYAADTMSGKVLGIWFPTMAFVAIGFQHVVANMFLIPAAIFEGHYSWGEFFMNVVPVWLGNLTGGALFVAGAYYLAYMRTAKPEAAAAEGAQPKAETRAVWSKQA; from the coding sequence ATGGCGGCAAAAACACCTCTTGAGGTTGCACAATATACGGCGCAGACCGGGATGAAAAAAGCGCAAAGTCCGGTATCCACCGTGTTGGTGCTCGGTTTTCTGGCCGGAGCGTTTATCGCGCTCGGCTTTTTGCTGGATATTCGGGTCATTGCCTCTGCTCCGGCGGAGTGGGGAAGCATCGCCAATTTTATCGGGGCCGCAGTGTTCCCGGTGGGGCTGATCATGGTTTTGGTCGGGGGCGGCGAGCTGCTGACAGGCAACATGATGGCCGTACCGCTGGCGGCAGTGACACGCAAAATTACGCCAGGCAGCATGTTCAAAAACCTGCTGCTGGTGACGCTCGGCAATTTGTTGGGCGCGCTGTTCGTTGCGTATTTCTTCGGCCACGTACTGGGATTGACCGGCGACGGAGCATACTTGACCAAATTGGTCGATATGGCGGGGCATAAGCTGCATGACGGTTTCCTGCAGGCCTTCATCTCCGGCATCGGCTGCAACTGGCTGGTGGCGATGGCGGTATGGTTGTCCTATGCAGCCGACACGATGAGCGGCAAGGTGCTGGGCATCTGGTTTCCGACGATGGCTTTCGTGGCCATCGGCTTCCAGCACGTTGTGGCCAACATGTTCCTGATTCCGGCGGCCATTTTCGAAGGGCACTATTCGTGGGGCGAGTTCTTTATGAATGTTGTGCCCGTATGGTTGGGGAATCTGACGGGAGGCGCGCTCTTTGTGGCGGGGGCGTACTACCTGGCGTATATGCGCACAGCCAAACCGGAGGCGGCCGCAGCGGAAGGGGCGCAGCCGAAGGCGGAGACAAGAGCGGTATGGAGCAAGCAGGCATAA
- a CDS encoding MFS transporter, translating into MRWLDTYPKEVKVFLLASLVNATGSALMWPLTTMYVFDELGRTMANAGFVILIQSLGGIFGQLLGGALYHRVGVKKLIIGSLALNAAGLFALPFISAYWVVFICAMGWIGLFSSLSLPAIQAFVGFRFAERRAELFNVIYVANNIGVAIGTALSGFLADFSYHLSFVLNGVTSAAFAVFFWFYLSKAEPEQGGVHLAKRSRTGQTGTSTWALLGNVRLYLFMSLGVLFLLFGNSIWNTGVSPYIISEGMEKRMYGLLWTLNGVLIFVGQPFTTWVKRTMARTSNAQMTASAVFYGMAYLVMITMYNYPGMVLAMVLATFGEMLISPATPAFISEHAGGAAPFYIGLSGGIGAVGRVIGPYAMGVMYDHQGLIPVAWLATAMAGVAVIGFLVHGAMNRGREAKEYGLDA; encoded by the coding sequence TTGAGATGGCTTGATACGTATCCGAAAGAAGTAAAAGTGTTTTTGCTCGCAAGCTTGGTCAACGCTACGGGCAGTGCCCTGATGTGGCCTCTGACCACGATGTACGTGTTCGACGAACTAGGACGAACGATGGCTAATGCCGGGTTCGTCATCCTCATCCAGTCGCTTGGCGGCATATTCGGCCAACTGCTGGGGGGCGCATTGTACCACCGCGTCGGCGTCAAAAAGCTGATCATCGGTTCGCTTGCGCTGAATGCGGCCGGGTTGTTTGCATTGCCGTTCATTAGCGCCTACTGGGTCGTATTCATTTGCGCCATGGGCTGGATCGGCCTGTTCAGTTCATTATCATTGCCTGCAATCCAGGCATTTGTCGGGTTTCGGTTTGCCGAGCGGCGGGCGGAACTGTTCAACGTCATCTATGTGGCGAACAATATCGGCGTAGCCATAGGAACGGCGCTCAGCGGTTTTTTGGCGGACTTTTCGTATCATCTTAGCTTTGTATTGAACGGGGTGACATCAGCGGCATTTGCGGTCTTTTTCTGGTTCTACCTGTCGAAAGCAGAGCCGGAACAGGGGGGCGTGCATCTTGCCAAACGCAGCCGGACCGGTCAAACAGGCACAAGCACATGGGCTTTGCTCGGCAATGTCAGGTTGTATCTGTTCATGAGCCTGGGCGTGCTGTTTCTGCTGTTCGGCAACTCGATCTGGAATACGGGCGTGTCCCCGTATATCATCTCCGAGGGCATGGAAAAACGAATGTACGGCCTGCTCTGGACGTTGAACGGCGTGCTGATTTTTGTGGGCCAACCGTTCACCACTTGGGTTAAGCGGACCATGGCACGCACGTCCAATGCGCAGATGACGGCGAGCGCCGTATTTTACGGCATGGCTTACCTGGTCATGATCACGATGTATAATTATCCGGGCATGGTGCTCGCGATGGTGCTGGCTACGTTCGGGGAAATGCTGATCTCGCCTGCGACCCCGGCGTTTATTTCAGAGCATGCGGGCGGGGCTGCCCCGTTCTATATCGGGTTGTCCGGCGGCATCGGTGCGGTGGGCCGGGTCATCGGGCCGTATGCGATGGGGGTCATGTACGACCACCAGGGACTGATTCCCGTAGCCTGGCTGGCCACGGCCATGGCGGGCGTGGCGGTCATCGGCTTCCTGGTCCATGGGGCAATGAACCGCGGCAGGGAAGCCAAGGAGTACGGGCTGGATGCCTGA